The proteins below are encoded in one region of Pleuronectes platessa chromosome 14, fPlePla1.1, whole genome shotgun sequence:
- the LOC128455862 gene encoding transmembrane protein 237A: MPTGRSKKKRPKKEVNDGEEPGEVGAEVEMEELTTRSRSESRDHLTPEPQEPAPQKKKKKKKALTIDLEAEQDIPNGDMVESPVDGEEMTASVTRKTKRKRKPKAAEQYTDNLGAEDDDIITDAQSPIPQHSLFSAPHSHSQPLGKVFVERNRRFQAERVEQFRHPELMDDYTDPRQFWTTRDVALRVHSGFRVMGLFSHGFLAGYAVWNIIVVYVLAGEQMTTLPNLLQQYHPLAYPAQSLLYLLLAISTVSAFDRVNLAKASMALRGFLTLDPAALASFLYFIALILSLSQQMTSDRINLYPSANETLWPPGSEEQILRPWIVVNLVVALLVGLAWAVISTRPDIDYTEEFLMTMEVEGSSRGEENLDVSA; this comes from the exons ATGCCGACCGGCAGGAGCAAGAAGAAGAGGCCGAAGAAGGAGGTGAACGACGGAGAGGAGCCGGGAGAag TGGGTGCggaggtggagatggaggagctgaccacCAGGAGTCGCTCTGAGAGCAGAGACCATCTGACCCCAGAGCCTCAGGAGCCAGCAccacagaaaaagaagaagaagaagaaggcgcTGACCATCG ACCTGGAAGCAGAACAAGACATTCCAAACGGTGACATGGTGGAGTCCCCGGTGGACGGAGAGGAGATGACTGCTTCTGTGACCAGAAAGACCAAAAGGAAAAG GAAGCCGAAGGCGGCGGAGCAGTACACCGACAACCTCGGAGCCGAAGATGACGACATCATCACAGACGCCCAGTCACCCATCCCCCAGCATTCCCTGTTCTCCGCCCCccacagccacagtcagccgctCGGCAAAGTCTTCGTGGAGCGGAACC GGCGTTTCCAGGCGGAGCGGGTGGAGCAGTTCCGACACCCGGAGCTGATGGACGACTACACAGACCCCAGACAGTTCTGGACCACCAGAGACGTCGCTTTGAGGGTCCACAGCGGCTTCAG GGTGATGGGTCTGTTCTCCCACGGCTTCCTGGCGGGCTACGCAGTGTGGAACATCATCGTTGTGTACGTGTTGGCGGGTGAACAGATGACCACGCTGCCCAACCTGCTGCAGCAGTACCACCCACTGGCTTACCCCGCCCAGTCCCTGCTCTACCTGCTGCTGGCCATCAGCACCGTGTCGGCGTttgatag AGTGAACCTGGCCAAGGCCTCGATGGCTCTGAGAGGATTCCTCACACTCGACCCTGCTGCTCTGGCCTCGTTCT tATACTTTATCGCCCTGATCCTGTCCCTCAGTCAACAGATGACCAGTGACCGTATCAACCTTTATCCTTCAGCCAACGAGACTCTGTG GCCTCCAGGTTCAGAGGAGCAGATCCTGCGGCCGTGGATTGTGGTGAACCTGGTGGTGGCACTGTTGGTGGGCTTGGCCTGGGCCGTCATTTCCACACGACCGGATATCGACTACACAGAAG AGTTCTTGATGACGATGGAGGTGGAGGGTTcctcgagaggagaggagaacttGGACGTTTCTGCCTGA